The Opitutaceae bacterium genome has a window encoding:
- a CDS encoding DUF1565 domain-containing protein has product MQILPRVAISSLAGLILATHAPADPPEDRNAWTSAPHGWHLDQLGPTTRAVSANAFAVVLHVSAGTGDDATGDGSATAPLAGLAKAISRASTLLESVGSVGIFVAEGTYSETPYTLQAGIHLYGGFNPETWERDIHLNPTVLDGGGSRRVLIGADDSTIDGFVVAHGKVADHGAGLYCHESSPTVTNNVFLGNHAAEPADYSHDKNRRRQRGHDGGAIALVNYANPAILNNLFIRNSTGVGYGAAISARDDCIPKIGYNVFWENICGTNDDAITRSSNGGAIGLLNSSRAAIIHNLFAGNQAQGGSDGGAIFCEYFSWPEIRWNVFLNNYAGDDGGALDSQKFSHPKVKYNLFFGNQVDGSGGAVHHDDAAVELENNVFAYNAAHSQAGAFGGSHGWIRAVNNTVVENRAVGKGGGAVHHYNMKNPYLKPILLRNNIFWGNRPDELFLESGGDVHYNIVEGGHDRAYGWYDMDPAFRRDEVFVEVVRTDPAAGLHQTRIQVKSETPLAAGSLKGRVFRLLACLDPAVEDEVETAGSGDNPDQMTAEDGVTENRPQFRQQQAAVWSLIIDNGTDWIRAWGPLELTAGGQLEVIKTFHLSPESPAINNGLYQDYAADDFDGQPRYTPTIDFGADEYVPEESGTSGPD; this is encoded by the coding sequence ATGCAAATCCTACCCCGCGTTGCCATCTCCTCGCTCGCCGGTCTCATCCTGGCGACCCATGCCCCGGCCGACCCTCCTGAAGACCGGAATGCCTGGACGAGCGCCCCTCATGGCTGGCACCTGGACCAGCTGGGCCCGACCACCCGCGCCGTTTCGGCCAACGCCTTTGCCGTCGTTCTGCATGTCTCCGCCGGAACCGGCGACGACGCGACCGGCGACGGTTCCGCCACGGCCCCGCTGGCCGGCCTGGCAAAGGCAATCAGCCGGGCCTCGACCCTTCTCGAATCGGTTGGATCGGTCGGCATCTTTGTGGCCGAGGGCACCTATTCCGAGACACCTTACACCCTGCAGGCGGGCATTCACCTATACGGTGGCTTCAACCCGGAGACCTGGGAGCGTGATATTCATCTCAACCCGACCGTCCTTGATGGCGGCGGCAGTCGCCGCGTGCTCATCGGGGCGGATGATTCGACCATCGACGGTTTCGTGGTCGCTCACGGAAAGGTGGCGGATCATGGCGCCGGACTCTACTGCCACGAATCCTCGCCGACAGTCACCAACAACGTCTTCCTCGGAAACCATGCGGCGGAGCCCGCGGACTACAGCCACGACAAGAACCGCCGTCGACAACGCGGCCATGACGGCGGTGCCATCGCCCTGGTCAACTATGCGAACCCCGCGATCCTGAACAACCTTTTCATCCGCAACAGCACCGGTGTCGGCTACGGCGCCGCCATCTCCGCACGCGACGACTGCATTCCCAAGATCGGCTACAATGTCTTTTGGGAGAATATCTGCGGCACCAACGATGACGCGATCACCCGGTCCTCCAACGGGGGAGCCATCGGCCTGCTGAATTCCTCCCGGGCCGCCATCATCCACAACCTCTTCGCCGGCAACCAGGCGCAGGGCGGCAGCGACGGAGGCGCGATCTTCTGCGAGTACTTTTCCTGGCCGGAGATCCGGTGGAACGTCTTCCTCAACAATTATGCCGGCGATGACGGAGGAGCTCTCGACTCGCAGAAATTCTCCCATCCCAAGGTGAAGTACAACCTCTTCTTCGGCAACCAGGTCGACGGGTCGGGCGGCGCCGTCCACCACGATGATGCGGCGGTCGAACTCGAGAACAACGTCTTCGCCTATAATGCCGCCCACTCTCAAGCCGGGGCCTTCGGTGGTTCTCACGGATGGATTCGAGCGGTCAACAACACGGTGGTGGAGAACCGGGCCGTCGGAAAAGGCGGAGGAGCCGTCCACCACTACAACATGAAAAACCCCTACCTCAAACCGATCCTTCTCCGGAACAACATATTCTGGGGAAACCGGCCCGACGAACTCTTTCTCGAGTCGGGGGGAGACGTTCACTACAATATCGTCGAGGGCGGCCATGATCGCGCATACGGTTGGTACGACATGGATCCCGCCTTCCGCCGGGATGAAGTGTTTGTTGAGGTGGTGCGGACCGACCCGGCTGCGGGCCTTCACCAGACCCGGATCCAGGTCAAATCGGAAACCCCGCTCGCAGCCGGCTCACTCAAAGGGAGAGTCTTCCGACTGCTCGCCTGCCTTGATCCGGCCGTGGAAGACGAAGTGGAAACTGCCGGATCGGGAGATAATCCGGACCAGATGACCGCCGAGGACGGCGTGACCGAAAATCGTCCCCAATTCCGCCAGCAACAGGCCGCTGTCTGGAGTCTGATCATCGACAATGGCACCGACTGGATCCGTGCCTGGGGACCCCTCGAGCTGACGGCCGGCGGGCAACTCGAGGTGATCAAGACCTTTCACCTCTCGCCCGAATCCCCTGCCATCAACAACGGCCTCTATCAGGACTATGCGGCCGACGACTTCGACGGACAACCCCGCTACACCCCGACCATCGATTTTGGAGCCGATGAATATGTGCCCGAGGAGTCAGGGACGTCCGGGCCGGATTAG
- a CDS encoding metallophosphoesterase, translating into MPRVSTALVLTLLLISSAPARTDTLVILHTNDLHAHLRDDYDGSGGLPFVSGYIRQERSLRPDVLVVDAGDVAEKGDLVAFATDCEIVYEALGRIGYHAGAPGNHDHDFGLPQLRRFASLAHPMQMLCINLLEDDGTTSFQPSAIFDIDGVKVGVIGMIVPRNENCLDDEETGIAMSKEAERLEPLVDLTIAVCHDGAQACAALSRLAPLIDLFVSGHSHEALHEAVVVPETGARIVQAGSYAEYVGRVELVIDLDTKEIVQAESRLVAMEHDSVPCDIGMLEWIRETETRLTPEARRLVAWTDQTFDYRQLADLGAAALRSATGAEIAFCAPGQIIRDSLPIGLIDVNAVFRTGGERAHEVVETRLLGSTIESYLRGLEQSDWYQTSWSGFRASIDKGPEGPRVSTDLDPDRTYRVVLPKLEWDTRFLRLLDRAQKNAGEWNLNLPETAPPAHPVATSFTEAVTRYLEPGIKGGISLDEIIRQASAASKP; encoded by the coding sequence ATGCCCCGAGTCTCCACCGCCCTTGTTCTCACACTGCTCCTCATCTCTTCGGCCCCGGCCCGAACCGATACCCTGGTTATCCTCCACACCAATGACCTTCACGCCCATCTGCGTGACGACTACGACGGCAGCGGCGGGTTGCCCTTTGTCTCCGGTTATATCCGGCAGGAACGCTCCCTCCGGCCCGATGTCCTCGTCGTCGATGCCGGTGATGTGGCGGAGAAAGGGGATCTCGTGGCCTTTGCCACCGATTGCGAGATCGTCTACGAAGCCCTCGGACGCATCGGCTACCACGCAGGCGCACCCGGCAATCACGATCACGACTTCGGTCTGCCCCAACTGCGGCGCTTTGCCTCCCTGGCCCATCCCATGCAGATGCTCTGCATCAATCTCCTCGAGGACGACGGCACCACCAGCTTTCAACCCTCCGCCATCTTCGACATCGACGGGGTCAAGGTCGGAGTGATCGGCATGATCGTTCCGCGCAATGAAAACTGCCTCGACGACGAAGAAACCGGAATCGCCATGTCCAAGGAGGCGGAACGACTCGAACCCCTGGTCGATCTGACCATCGCAGTCTGTCACGACGGTGCCCAAGCCTGCGCCGCGCTTTCCCGCCTGGCCCCCCTGATTGATCTCTTCGTCTCCGGCCATTCCCATGAGGCACTCCACGAAGCCGTCGTGGTTCCGGAGACCGGCGCCCGCATCGTCCAGGCCGGGAGCTACGCGGAATACGTCGGCCGGGTCGAGCTCGTCATCGACCTCGACACAAAGGAAATCGTCCAGGCCGAGAGCCGTCTCGTCGCAATGGAGCATGACTCGGTGCCCTGCGATATTGGCATGCTCGAGTGGATACGCGAAACCGAGACCCGACTGACTCCGGAAGCCCGCCGTCTCGTGGCCTGGACCGACCAGACTTTCGACTACCGCCAACTGGCCGATCTCGGGGCGGCGGCACTCCGTTCGGCGACCGGAGCCGAAATCGCCTTCTGCGCACCCGGTCAGATCATTCGCGACTCACTTCCCATCGGTCTGATCGACGTCAACGCCGTTTTCCGCACCGGCGGCGAACGCGCCCACGAGGTTGTTGAGACCCGACTCCTCGGTTCGACCATCGAGTCCTATCTCCGGGGCCTGGAGCAGAGTGATTGGTACCAGACCTCATGGTCCGGATTTCGCGCTTCGATCGACAAGGGACCAGAGGGTCCCCGCGTCTCGACGGACCTGGATCCGGACCGGACCTATCGGGTCGTCCTGCCGAAGCTCGAATGGGATACCCGGTTTCTCCGTCTGCTTGACCGGGCACAAAAGAATGCCGGGGAATGGAACCTGAACCTGCCCGAGACCGCACCCCCAGCCCACCCGGTCGCCACCTCGTTCACCGAAGCCGTTACGAGGTATCTTGAACCCGGAATCAAGGGCGGCATCAGCCTCGATGAGATCATTCGTCAGGCGTCCGCCGCATCAAAGCCATGA
- a CDS encoding alkaline phosphatase D family protein, with protein sequence MKRPPNANSRRLIAVLAATQILLLGTFAQTEGEQGMSAPPEAYEPGNPFPYFGSENPWNRRMFGEQPAELFYKRRGQRQILATLEGHPEDAAQWCRERLAIDPTDQESWFNLVVALGQLGQTDEMIAALRGALNCGLPFARFIAGPRDLLAPLYAHPEFIGLKREMGIQLVHGPMLGAMTPHSVQIWVRTANPARVRVDAVPLSRRGDAVSTTFETTDPQDQSGVGILTGLEAATVYHYRVFVDGLEASFPGEGTFRTAPETGTRGSLTVAFGGCAGYTPVFEPVWDTILERRPDALLLLGDNVYLDLPETPGAFHRYTYFRRQSRPEFRRLVSSVSTYAIWDDHDAGMDDLWLGPYPDRPDWKLPNLEFFKRNWNNPASGDSAFPGVWFRFTIGDVEFFMLDGRSYRTNPYAPERTMLGPVQKAWLLDALAGSTATFKVLASPVAWSDLSKEGSFDTWSGFKAERDEIFDFIHERGISGIVLISSDRHRSDAWVIDRPLGYRFYEFGSGKLTNIHTHEPIPEAIFSYSDKNTFGLLRFDTTLEDPTVTNEFWTIDGEKIFTSSVPLSALQDQAGTDSNQP encoded by the coding sequence ATGAAGAGACCACCGAACGCCAACAGCCGCAGACTGATCGCGGTCCTTGCCGCTACGCAAATCCTGCTCCTCGGAACGTTCGCACAGACCGAAGGCGAACAAGGGATGTCCGCCCCACCGGAAGCCTACGAACCCGGCAACCCTTTCCCCTACTTCGGGAGTGAGAATCCCTGGAATCGTCGCATGTTCGGCGAGCAACCGGCCGAACTCTTCTACAAACGGCGCGGACAACGCCAGATCCTCGCGACCCTTGAAGGCCATCCGGAAGATGCCGCCCAGTGGTGCCGGGAACGTCTCGCCATCGACCCGACCGATCAGGAATCCTGGTTCAATCTGGTTGTGGCGCTCGGCCAGCTGGGCCAGACCGATGAGATGATCGCCGCCTTGCGGGGCGCGCTCAATTGCGGACTGCCCTTTGCCCGGTTCATCGCCGGTCCGCGCGATCTGCTTGCTCCCCTCTACGCCCATCCCGAATTCATCGGGCTGAAACGCGAAATGGGCATCCAACTGGTCCATGGCCCCATGCTCGGCGCGATGACCCCCCATTCCGTCCAGATCTGGGTCCGCACCGCAAACCCGGCCCGGGTCCGGGTGGATGCCGTCCCTCTCAGCCGCCGCGGAGACGCCGTGAGCACAACCTTCGAGACGACCGATCCACAGGATCAGAGCGGCGTCGGTATCCTGACCGGCCTGGAGGCCGCCACCGTCTACCACTACCGGGTCTTTGTCGACGGCCTTGAAGCCTCCTTTCCCGGGGAAGGCACTTTCCGGACGGCACCCGAAACCGGCACCCGCGGCTCCCTCACCGTGGCCTTCGGCGGATGCGCGGGCTATACCCCCGTCTTTGAACCGGTCTGGGACACCATTCTTGAGCGCAGACCGGATGCCCTGCTCCTGCTCGGCGACAATGTCTATCTTGACCTCCCGGAGACACCCGGGGCCTTTCATCGGTACACCTACTTCCGGCGCCAGTCCCGGCCGGAATTCCGCCGCCTCGTGAGTTCTGTAAGCACTTACGCAATTTGGGACGATCACGATGCCGGAATGGATGATCTCTGGCTGGGCCCCTATCCGGACCGTCCCGACTGGAAACTGCCCAATCTTGAGTTCTTCAAACGCAACTGGAACAACCCGGCCAGCGGCGACTCCGCTTTCCCGGGCGTCTGGTTCCGCTTCACCATCGGGGATGTCGAGTTCTTCATGCTGGACGGACGCAGCTACCGGACCAATCCCTACGCCCCGGAGCGCACCATGCTCGGGCCGGTCCAAAAGGCGTGGCTGCTCGACGCCCTGGCCGGCTCGACCGCCACCTTCAAGGTCCTCGCCTCGCCCGTCGCCTGGTCCGATCTCTCCAAGGAGGGCAGTTTCGATACCTGGAGCGGATTCAAGGCCGAACGGGACGAAATCTTCGACTTCATCCATGAGCGGGGCATTTCCGGCATCGTCCTGATTTCTTCCGACCGCCACCGGTCCGACGCCTGGGTGATCGATCGGCCCCTCGGCTACAGGTTCTACGAATTCGGCAGCGGCAAGCTGACCAATATCCATACCCACGAACCCATCCCCGAGGCCATCTTCAGCTACAGCGACAAGAACACCTTCGGCCTGCTCCGTTTTGACACGACCCTTGAAGATCCAACCGTGACGAATGAATTCTGGACGATCGACGGCGAGAAGATCTTCACCTCCAGCGTGCCCCTGAGCGCCCTGCAGGATCAAGCCGGAACCGACTCAAACCAACCGTAG
- a CDS encoding enolase C-terminal domain-like protein, translated as MKRRHFLGLGLATGAGVGLNRLLGESPTVGHHYEAAQPLNLKITDLRTFVVDARNDENFVYVKLYTNQGLVGLGEGTLTGKARTVEAAIQEHKRYLVGKDPSEIERHWQGMFRGPRYRGGAVMMSAISAIDIALWDILGQALGQPIWQLLGGRVRDKVWVYPHEWSGNMLTRFHYPPGASIPEKPSYPEMFLRRKEQGWTACKATFMEVEDNRVEPSKMVRSGLENLKKVREAVGPDFAILIDLHGKPTTAMAIDFCRRSEEYSPYFVEEATQLEDLGELALLRSQTAVPLATGERHLSKYDFSEICARYLVNVINPDVVHCGGITEMRKIAALAEAFRIDVSPHNPQSEVSTMASLHVCMATPNANLLEIGSGQSPYFEDLFYGGGVVFENGFALPPTRPGLGLELDEAVAARSPYQPKDWQAHEWPDGSFGDR; from the coding sequence ATGAAACGTCGTCACTTTCTCGGACTTGGCCTGGCCACCGGTGCCGGTGTGGGGTTGAACCGCCTCCTGGGCGAATCGCCCACGGTGGGTCATCACTACGAAGCCGCCCAACCGCTCAACCTGAAGATCACCGATCTCCGGACCTTTGTGGTGGATGCCCGCAACGACGAGAATTTCGTCTACGTGAAGCTTTACACCAACCAGGGTCTGGTCGGGCTGGGGGAGGGCACTCTGACCGGCAAGGCCAGGACGGTGGAGGCGGCCATTCAGGAACACAAACGCTACCTGGTGGGCAAGGATCCGTCCGAGATCGAGCGCCATTGGCAGGGGATGTTCCGGGGGCCGCGTTACCGCGGCGGCGCGGTCATGATGTCGGCCATCAGCGCGATCGACATCGCGCTTTGGGACATCCTCGGGCAGGCGCTCGGGCAGCCGATCTGGCAGCTGCTCGGGGGGCGGGTGCGGGACAAAGTCTGGGTTTATCCGCATGAATGGTCGGGTAACATGCTGACGAGGTTCCACTATCCCCCGGGCGCCTCCATTCCGGAGAAGCCGTCCTATCCCGAGATGTTCCTGAGGCGGAAGGAACAGGGCTGGACGGCCTGCAAGGCCACCTTCATGGAGGTGGAGGACAACCGGGTGGAGCCCTCGAAGATGGTGCGTTCGGGCTTGGAGAATCTGAAGAAGGTCCGGGAGGCGGTCGGTCCGGATTTCGCCATCCTGATCGATCTGCACGGAAAGCCGACCACGGCGATGGCCATCGACTTCTGCCGGCGGTCCGAGGAATACAGTCCCTACTTTGTGGAGGAGGCCACGCAGCTCGAAGACCTGGGCGAACTGGCCCTGCTGCGCTCCCAGACTGCGGTGCCCCTGGCCACGGGAGAGCGGCACCTTTCAAAGTACGATTTCAGCGAAATCTGTGCGCGGTATCTCGTCAACGTGATCAATCCGGATGTCGTGCACTGCGGCGGCATCACGGAAATGCGCAAGATCGCCGCCCTGGCCGAGGCTTTCCGGATCGATGTGTCGCCCCACAACCCCCAGAGCGAAGTGTCGACCATGGCCAGCCTGCACGTCTGCATGGCGACGCCCAATGCCAATCTGCTGGAGATCGGTTCGGGTCAGTCCCCTTATTTCGAGGATCTCTTTTACGGAGGCGGCGTTGTCTTTGAGAATGGATTTGCGTTGCCCCCGACCCGACCGGGCCTGGGACTCGAGCTCGATGAAGCGGTCGCGGCGCGATCCCCGTATCAGCCGAAGGACTGGCAGGCCCACGAGTGGCCGGACGGTTCGTTCGGGGATCGATGA